One window from the genome of Campylobacter concisus encodes:
- a CDS encoding bifunctional diguanylate cyclase/phosphodiesterase, which translates to MSTKRIKTILSVLTAIFFISAFFIYKANIAIGAAHKFDDGILNLKFIDNEITFSLNNIYDVSNYDKLNADINSFDTNLSNLSMLSDEMLLFHQNEITKDLQNIKDTFIKKVFFTQRSAYVNSSIDSYIQISQYEIQNLALPNKLEAVFYAIKGALMLSPEVIDEISKQIKMYKNEYKDNQKAQNILDKMLYATQATKTLRTISNSAKELHLDNLIENFRNKILEFHSDEVNNAKIAQIICLLTFIIFCAFGLYQIKMASERLRQIKLLRSTVENDHSSIIYCDKYNRISYVNKTFEEKTGYKLKEIIGKNPRILKSYMHPQSFYESIKEAVQKSLPWESDELISRTKSGDFLYEKVKFSPFFFKNKFEGYIAVKLDRTKETLILNELTQKNEQIKIQSSIDKLTGFGNYFALTEILDAQKDGVLICLSIKNFKILRFFYQTKIIDAMLKAVADTLKLCIDTSEIKAKLFRFQDDAFYIWYEGDNIVRDIEYIREYFGSNRINVAIDEKFENLPGIKMVFGVSLPNDTPQTNRLMQSVLANQLAIENGSNIYYYLENDAIEMKYHKNQLAVQLIEDALENDRVIVEAQGIFNLEENETEAKYYEVLVRIIDQNGKIHYPGEFLDIAMKTQLYPQITKKVIALAFDLAKKYPDYTFSINLSNTDIADASMRELIENKLIECKDPNKICFEMLESEELSDYVAVNSFIKRVKGYGCKISIDDFGSGYSNYYRILELDIDTIKIDGSIIKKLPFDENARVLVETIVSFAKKQGYKIVAEFASSEEILNQIKNFGIPYAQGFLLGKPRRME; encoded by the coding sequence ATGAGTACTAAACGAATAAAAACCATACTTAGCGTCTTAACAGCTATATTTTTCATTAGTGCATTTTTTATATATAAAGCAAATATAGCTATTGGTGCAGCTCATAAATTTGATGATGGAATTTTAAATCTAAAATTTATAGACAATGAGATAACTTTTTCTTTGAATAATATTTATGATGTCTCAAACTACGACAAACTCAATGCTGACATAAATTCTTTTGATACAAATTTGAGCAACCTTTCAATGCTTAGTGATGAGATGTTGTTATTTCATCAAAATGAAATAACAAAAGATCTACAAAACATAAAAGATACATTTATTAAAAAAGTATTTTTTACACAAAGATCAGCTTATGTAAACTCATCTATAGATTCTTATATCCAAATAAGTCAATATGAAATACAAAATCTCGCACTTCCAAATAAGCTTGAGGCTGTATTCTATGCGATAAAAGGCGCTTTGATGCTTAGTCCTGAAGTAATAGATGAAATTTCAAAGCAAATAAAAATGTATAAAAATGAGTATAAAGATAACCAAAAAGCTCAAAATATATTAGACAAGATGCTTTATGCGACTCAAGCTACAAAAACTTTACGTACAATCTCAAATAGTGCAAAAGAGCTACATCTTGATAATCTAATAGAAAATTTTAGAAACAAAATCCTAGAATTTCACTCTGATGAGGTGAATAACGCAAAAATAGCTCAGATAATTTGCCTACTTACATTTATAATATTTTGTGCATTTGGCCTCTATCAAATCAAAATGGCCTCAGAGCGTTTAAGACAGATAAAACTCTTAAGATCCACGGTTGAAAACGATCATAGCTCTATTATCTATTGCGATAAATACAATAGGATTTCATACGTAAATAAAACCTTTGAAGAAAAAACTGGCTACAAGCTAAAAGAAATAATAGGCAAAAACCCTAGAATACTAAAATCATATATGCACCCGCAAAGCTTTTATGAATCTATAAAAGAGGCTGTGCAAAAATCTCTACCTTGGGAGAGCGATGAGCTTATAAGTAGAACAAAAAGCGGTGATTTTTTATATGAAAAGGTAAAATTTTCGCCATTTTTCTTTAAAAATAAATTTGAGGGCTATATAGCGGTAAAACTTGATAGGACTAAAGAGACACTGATACTAAACGAGCTAACTCAAAAAAATGAACAAATAAAAATACAATCTTCAATCGATAAACTAACAGGCTTTGGCAATTACTTTGCTTTAACTGAAATTTTAGACGCACAAAAAGATGGAGTGCTCATTTGCTTAAGCATTAAGAATTTTAAAATTTTAAGATTCTTTTATCAAACTAAGATTATCGATGCAATGCTAAAAGCAGTAGCTGATACACTAAAGCTTTGTATAGATACTTCTGAGATAAAAGCAAAGCTATTTAGATTTCAAGATGACGCATTTTATATATGGTATGAAGGTGATAATATCGTAAGAGATATTGAATATATTAGAGAATATTTTGGTTCAAATAGAATAAATGTCGCTATTGATGAAAAATTTGAAAACTTACCAGGCATAAAGATGGTGTTTGGTGTTTCATTGCCAAACGATACCCCACAAACTAACCGCCTAATGCAATCAGTCCTTGCAAATCAGCTCGCAATAGAAAATGGTAGCAATATTTACTACTATCTAGAAAATGACGCCATTGAGATGAAATATCACAAAAACCAGCTGGCAGTTCAGCTAATCGAAGATGCGTTAGAAAACGATAGAGTCATAGTAGAAGCACAAGGCATCTTTAACTTAGAAGAAAATGAGACCGAAGCAAAGTATTATGAAGTCTTGGTTCGTATAATCGATCAAAATGGCAAGATACACTATCCGGGCGAATTTTTAGATATTGCTATGAAAACTCAGTTATATCCGCAAATAACCAAAAAAGTTATAGCCCTTGCATTTGATTTAGCCAAAAAATATCCAGACTATACATTCTCAATAAATTTATCTAATACAGACATAGCCGACGCTAGTATGAGAGAGCTTATAGAAAATAAACTAATAGAGTGCAAAGATCCTAATAAAATTTGTTTTGAAATGCTAGAGAGCGAAGAGCTTAGCGACTATGTTGCGGTAAATTCTTTCATAAAACGCGTCAAAGGCTATGGATGTAAAATTTCGATTGATGACTTTGGCTCAGGATACTCAAACTATTACCGAATTTTGGAGCTTGATATAGACACCATAAAGATAGATGGCTCGATAATCAAAAAGCTTCCATTTGACGAAAATGCTAGAGTTCTAGTAGAAACCATCGTAAGCTTTGCAAAAAAACAAGGCTACAAAATAGTAGCCGAGTTCGCAAGCTCAGAAGAAATTTTAAACCAAATCAAAAATTTTGGAATACCTTACGCACAAGGTTTCTTACTGGGCAAGCCTCGTAGAATGGAATAG
- a CDS encoding exodeoxyribonuclease III, translating into MKLISWNVNGLRALVIKDGFAWLTEQKPDFLALQEIKVKESDVPKEIYNLGFKDISVNSGERAGYSGVMSLANFDISTQKAAFFDDTEGRVLEHRFNDIVLFNIYFPNGQNDDERLAYKMDFYEKFLAYCKELIKSGKEVIFCGDVNTAHREIDLKNPKANSKTSGFLPIERAWIDEVLKSGFIDTFRAINGDITDAYSWWSYRFSARAKNVGWRIDYFFISQGLKDRLKDAFILPEITGSDHCPVGIDIEI; encoded by the coding sequence TTGAAACTTATTAGCTGGAATGTAAATGGCCTTAGAGCACTTGTAATAAAAGATGGTTTCGCGTGGCTTACGGAGCAAAAGCCTGATTTTTTGGCGCTTCAAGAGATTAAAGTCAAAGAAAGTGACGTACCAAAGGAAATTTACAACCTTGGCTTTAAAGATATAAGTGTAAACTCAGGCGAGAGAGCCGGATACTCTGGCGTGATGAGCCTAGCAAATTTTGACATTTCTACACAAAAGGCAGCCTTCTTTGACGACACGGAAGGGCGTGTTTTGGAGCATAGATTTAATGATATCGTGCTTTTTAATATCTATTTTCCAAACGGACAAAATGATGACGAGCGCCTAGCCTATAAAATGGATTTTTATGAGAAATTTTTAGCTTACTGCAAAGAGCTTATAAAAAGCGGCAAAGAGGTGATATTTTGTGGTGATGTAAATACCGCTCACCGCGAGATCGACCTTAAAAACCCAAAGGCAAACTCTAAAACTTCAGGCTTTTTGCCTATCGAGCGAGCGTGGATAGATGAGGTGCTAAAAAGTGGCTTTATAGATACCTTTAGAGCCATAAATGGCGATATTACGGACGCTTATTCGTGGTGGAGCTACCGCTTTAGCGCAAGGGCAAAAAATGTCGGCTGGAGGATTGATTATTTCTTTATATCGCAAGGATTAAAGGATAGGCTAAAAGACGCATTTATCTTGCCAGAGATCACAGGCAGCGATCACTGCCCAGTCGGGATAGATATAGAAATTTAG
- a CDS encoding diacylglycerol kinase, giving the protein MRNQPEYKFFKNFGYAREGLAEIFKNEKSFRIEICIFLMATISLFFWKFDLIFNLFLIFSMAFVLVCECLNSGLERVTDLASPDYHALAKAAKDAGSAAVMISNFLCGALWCVAIGYKWI; this is encoded by the coding sequence ATGAGAAACCAGCCAGAGTATAAATTTTTTAAAAATTTTGGCTATGCAAGAGAGGGTTTGGCTGAAATTTTCAAAAACGAAAAGAGCTTTCGCATAGAAATTTGCATATTTTTGATGGCTACGATCTCGCTATTTTTTTGGAAATTTGACCTTATTTTTAATCTATTTTTGATCTTTAGCATGGCATTTGTGCTAGTTTGCGAGTGCCTAAACTCGGGCCTAGAGCGAGTGACCGATCTTGCAAGCCCAGACTATCACGCCCTAGCAAAGGCTGCAAAGGACGCTGGAAGTGCGGCCGTGATGATCTCAAATTTCTTATGTGGCGCGCTTTGGTGCGTGGCAATAGGATATAAATGGATCTAG
- a CDS encoding replication/maintenance protein RepL yields the protein MNEEIYKAIIGEKKVEIINLLVKSCDENGFIVVKISEICEKLDVSKPTVINTFKLLEEKKIFERVKNGVYRFKNL from the coding sequence ATGAATGAAGAAATTTACAAGGCAATAATTGGCGAGAAAAAGGTAGAAATTATAAATTTGCTAGTTAAAAGCTGTGATGAAAATGGCTTCATTGTAGTAAAAATTTCAGAAATTTGTGAAAAGCTAGATGTGAGCAAACCAACCGTGATAAATACCTTTAAGTTGCTTGAAGAGAAGAAAATTTTTGAGCGAGTGAAAAACGGAGTTTATAGATTTAAAAATTTATAG
- a CDS encoding TOBE domain-containing protein — protein MSISARNQLNVEITEVRTGAVNSLISAKLAGGEVLKATVTVDSEKGLDLKVGKKAIFLFKASSVIVSKDDSIKLSATNQIKGTVSEIKDGAVNAEVIIDVNGSKISAIITRESVSSLALKAGDKVTAIIKATQIIVGVK, from the coding sequence ATGTCAATAAGTGCAAGAAATCAACTAAATGTTGAGATCACAGAGGTAAGAACAGGTGCGGTAAATTCGCTAATATCTGCTAAGCTTGCAGGTGGTGAAGTGCTAAAAGCAACTGTTACAGTTGATAGTGAAAAAGGTCTTGATCTTAAAGTTGGCAAAAAAGCTATCTTTTTATTCAAAGCTTCAAGCGTTATCGTTTCAAAAGATGACAGCATTAAGCTTAGCGCTACAAACCAAATAAAAGGCACTGTAAGCGAGATAAAAGACGGAGCTGTAAATGCTGAAGTTATTATCGATGTAAATGGCAGCAAAATTTCTGCTATCATTACAAGAGAGTCAGTTAGTAGCCTAGCTTTAAAAGCAGGAGATAAAGTAACTGCAATTATCAAAGCAACTCAAATCATAGTTGGTGTTAAATAA
- the prfA gene encoding peptide chain release factor 1 — translation MFADKLHPFLDRYNEISTLLSDPNIANDIEKMTKLSKEQSSIEPVASASTKYLEILKDIDENKALLEDSELGELAKDELKNLEISREKLEEEIKILLLPKDPNDDKNIFLEIRAGTGGDEAALFVGDLFNAYIRYAELRGYKFEIVSQSEGNTGGFKEIIVLIKGKGAYSRLKFEGGTHRVQRVPETESQGRVHTSAVTVAIMPEVEDSEIEINPNDIRVDVMRSSGHGGQSVNTTDSAVRITHIPTGLVVTNQDGKSQHKNKEAAMKVLKARLYEMQEQERLAKETSERKSQVGTGDRSGRIRTYNYPQNRISDHRINLTLYRLDAIMAAGLFDEIIEPLITHYQAEAMLEAGI, via the coding sequence ATGTTTGCTGATAAACTTCATCCATTTTTGGATCGCTATAATGAAATTTCTACGCTTCTTAGCGATCCAAATATAGCAAACGATATCGAAAAGATGACAAAGCTCTCAAAAGAGCAATCATCTATCGAACCAGTCGCATCTGCCTCAACAAAATATCTAGAAATTTTAAAAGACATCGATGAAAATAAAGCCCTACTTGAGGACTCTGAACTTGGTGAGCTTGCAAAAGACGAGCTTAAAAATTTAGAAATTTCAAGAGAGAAGCTTGAAGAAGAGATCAAAATTTTACTTCTTCCAAAAGATCCAAACGATGATAAAAATATATTTTTAGAAATTCGCGCAGGCACTGGCGGCGATGAGGCTGCACTATTTGTTGGAGATCTTTTTAACGCTTACATCAGATACGCAGAGCTTCGTGGATATAAATTTGAGATCGTTAGCCAAAGCGAAGGCAATACTGGCGGCTTTAAAGAGATTATCGTACTTATAAAAGGCAAAGGTGCTTACTCAAGACTAAAATTTGAAGGCGGCACGCATAGGGTTCAGCGTGTACCAGAGACTGAGAGCCAGGGCAGGGTGCATACTTCGGCTGTGACTGTGGCTATTATGCCAGAGGTCGAGGATAGTGAGATCGAGATCAATCCAAATGATATAAGAGTCGATGTGATGAGAAGCTCAGGTCACGGCGGTCAGTCAGTAAATACAACTGATAGTGCCGTTAGGATCACGCACATACCAACTGGACTTGTTGTCACAAACCAAGATGGCAAGAGCCAGCACAAAAATAAAGAAGCTGCGATGAAGGTGCTAAAAGCTAGACTTTACGAGATGCAAGAGCAAGAGAGACTTGCTAAAGAGACTAGCGAGCGCAAGAGTCAGGTCGGCACTGGAGACCGCTCAGGTAGGATAAGAACTTATAACTATCCGCAAAACCGCATAAGCGATCACCGCATAAATTTAACACTTTATCGCCTTGATGCGATCATGGCTGCAGGGCTATTTGACGAGATCATTGAGCCGCTTATCACTCACTATCAAGCAGAAGCGATGCTTGAAGCTGGCATTTAA
- the rpsT gene encoding 30S ribosomal protein S20, with protein MANHKSAEKRARQTIKRTERNRFYRTRLKNITKAVRVAVEAKDLNAANEALKVANKSIHSFVSRGFLKKQTAARRVSRLAQLVNTLKAA; from the coding sequence ATGGCAAACCATAAATCTGCTGAAAAAAGAGCTAGACAAACTATAAAAAGAACAGAAAGAAATAGATTTTACCGCACAAGACTTAAAAATATAACAAAAGCAGTGCGTGTAGCTGTAGAAGCTAAAGATCTAAATGCTGCAAATGAAGCTTTAAAAGTTGCTAATAAAAGTATCCACAGCTTCGTAAGTAGAGGCTTTTTGAAGAAACAAACTGCTGCTCGTCGCGTTAGTCGTCTTGCACAATTAGTAAATACTCTAAAAGCTGCTTAA
- the glmM gene encoding phosphoglucosamine mutase — protein sequence MKLFGTDGVRGKAGEKLSAQTSMRLAMAAGIYFRKTSATNVILVGKDTRKSGYMIETAIVAGLTAVGYNVLQIGPMPTPAIAFLTENMRCDAGIMISASHNPYYDNGIKFFDSFGNKLDETIEAEIEKIFYDDELIANAQKTMTEIGANKRIDDVIGRYIVQIKNSFPKELNLKNLRVVLDVANGAAYKVAPTVFSELGADVIVINNEPNGSNINQNCGALHPEDLASEVKRLRADIGFAFDGDADRLVVVDENGEVVHGDAILGSLAAFLHEQKALKGGAIVATVMSNAALDDYLKAHKIKLLRSNVGDKYVLEMMKENGINFGGEQSGHVIFNDYAKTGDGLVTSMQVVAMMLKKGKKASEIFGELKPYPQILLNLKITEKKPLDKIEGLKELEASLAKEGIRSLFRYSGTENLIRLLLEGKNQTLVEKRMDEVEKFFVKALNA from the coding sequence ATGAAACTATTTGGAACGGATGGAGTTCGTGGAAAAGCTGGCGAGAAGCTTTCAGCTCAAACATCTATGCGTCTTGCAATGGCAGCTGGAATTTATTTTAGAAAGACCTCAGCGACAAATGTGATTTTGGTTGGAAAGGACACTAGAAAAAGTGGTTATATGATAGAAACCGCCATCGTTGCAGGACTAACTGCAGTTGGCTACAACGTCCTTCAAATAGGCCCTATGCCAACACCTGCGATAGCATTTTTAACAGAAAATATGCGCTGTGACGCTGGCATAATGATAAGCGCCTCACACAACCCATACTACGATAACGGCATCAAATTTTTTGATAGCTTTGGCAACAAGCTTGATGAGACAATAGAAGCTGAGATCGAGAAAATTTTCTACGACGATGAGCTCATCGCAAACGCCCAAAAGACGATGACAGAGATCGGCGCAAACAAGAGGATCGACGATGTTATCGGCAGATATATCGTGCAGATCAAAAATTCATTCCCAAAAGAGCTAAATTTAAAGAATTTACGAGTAGTTTTAGATGTGGCAAATGGAGCTGCTTACAAGGTCGCGCCAACTGTATTTAGCGAGCTTGGAGCTGATGTCATCGTCATAAACAACGAGCCAAATGGTAGCAACATCAACCAAAACTGTGGCGCACTTCACCCAGAAGATCTAGCGAGCGAGGTAAAAAGGCTTCGTGCCGACATCGGCTTTGCATTTGACGGCGATGCTGATAGGCTTGTAGTAGTTGACGAAAACGGCGAAGTTGTGCATGGCGATGCGATACTTGGCTCACTAGCTGCATTTTTGCACGAGCAAAAGGCGCTAAAAGGCGGAGCCATCGTGGCTACGGTGATGAGTAACGCTGCACTTGATGACTATCTAAAAGCTCATAAGATCAAGCTACTTCGCTCAAACGTAGGCGATAAATACGTGCTTGAGATGATGAAAGAAAATGGTATAAATTTTGGCGGTGAGCAAAGCGGTCACGTGATATTTAACGACTACGCTAAGACTGGCGACGGCCTTGTTACCTCAATGCAAGTAGTTGCTATGATGCTTAAAAAAGGCAAAAAAGCTAGTGAAATTTTTGGCGAGCTAAAGCCATATCCGCAAATTTTGCTAAATTTAAAAATCACAGAGAAAAAGCCGCTTGATAAGATAGAGGGACTAAAAGAGCTTGAAGCTAGCCTCGCAAAAGAGGGCATAAGATCGCTCTTTAGATACTCTGGCACTGAAAATTTGATCAGACTTTTGCTTGAGGGCAAAAATCAAACTTTAGTTGAAAAACGCATGGATGAAGTTGAGAAATTTTTTGTAAAAGCCCTAAATGCGTAA
- the lspA gene encoding signal peptidase II — translation MRKSLVKFFIAFFIIFIVDQAIKMIFIDGFSWDGEFFSLVLTYNKGVAFSMLAFLDEWLKFIQIALILGVFVYLVVEKKLLCSHAIWLGALLGAGSSNITDRFIHGGVVDYVFWHKWFNFAVFNFADVMIDLCVVMILWQSFRKRRESGK, via the coding sequence ATGCGTAAAAGCTTAGTTAAATTTTTCATCGCATTTTTTATCATTTTTATCGTTGATCAAGCGATAAAGATGATATTTATAGATGGTTTTTCGTGGGACGGAGAGTTTTTTTCGCTAGTTCTTACATATAATAAGGGCGTTGCATTTTCGATGTTAGCCTTTTTAGATGAGTGGCTAAAATTTATCCAAATCGCCCTCATTTTAGGCGTTTTTGTCTATCTGGTCGTTGAGAAAAAACTGCTTTGCTCGCATGCCATTTGGCTTGGAGCTTTGCTAGGAGCTGGCAGCTCAAATATCACAGATAGATTTATCCATGGCGGCGTCGTGGATTACGTCTTTTGGCATAAGTGGTTTAACTTTGCGGTCTTTAACTTCGCCGATGTGATGATCGATCTTTGCGTGGTGATGATACTTTGGCAAAGTTTTAGGAAAAGGAGAGAGAGTGGGAAATAA
- a CDS encoding NINE protein produces MGNNIYVAYALWLLTGWLGAHRIYLGKFITGFLMMGLFFIGYSLQIILIGYLFLAIWGIWWIIDAFLVGAYVEKNLQKVELKERLKLKDKEDDLKRLYELFESGAISKAEFEARKEILFR; encoded by the coding sequence GTGGGAAATAATATCTACGTCGCATACGCGCTTTGGCTACTTACTGGCTGGCTTGGAGCGCATAGAATTTACCTTGGTAAATTTATCACTGGTTTTTTGATGATGGGACTATTTTTTATCGGTTACTCTTTGCAAATCATCCTCATTGGCTACTTATTTTTGGCTATTTGGGGCATTTGGTGGATCATCGATGCATTTTTAGTTGGCGCTTATGTCGAGAAAAATTTACAAAAAGTCGAGCTAAAAGAGAGACTAAAACTAAAAGATAAAGAGGACGACTTAAAAAGGCTTTACGAGCTTTTTGAGAGTGGTGCGATCAGTAAGGCTGAATTTGAAGCTAGAAAAGAGATACTTTTTAGATAA
- a CDS encoding CopD family protein yields the protein MAEYYLYLKYLHYLFFISWMAVLFYQPRLYVYHVENMNKPDFVKVVEVMEYKMYHYIGWVALIGSFVTGILILMAMPDLIKTGHIHVKILVVILMAIYHLDLGRYMKQLKEKRCNKSGIFFRAYNEVPTIAMLIIIWVMIVNPF from the coding sequence ATGGCAGAATATTATCTTTACTTAAAATACCTCCACTATTTGTTTTTCATCTCGTGGATGGCAGTGCTGTTTTATCAGCCAAGGCTCTACGTTTATCACGTAGAAAACATGAACAAGCCAGACTTTGTAAAAGTGGTCGAAGTGATGGAGTATAAGATGTATCACTACATCGGTTGGGTCGCACTCATTGGCTCATTTGTAACTGGCATTTTGATACTTATGGCTATGCCTGATCTTATAAAAACTGGTCACATCCATGTTAAAATTTTAGTTGTCATCTTAATGGCTATCTATCACCTAGACCTTGGACGCTACATGAAGCAGCTCAAAGAAAAACGCTGTAACAAAAGTGGCATCTTTTTTAGAGCCTACAACGAAGTGCCAACTATCGCGATGCTTATCATCATCTGGGTCATGATAGTAAATCCATTTTAA
- a CDS encoding acetyl-CoA carboxylase subunit A, translating into MIHKILIANRGEIAVRIVRACRDLHIQSVGIYTAPDSECLHVRIADEAYQVGEDPIKGYLDAKAIVKLAKECGADAIHPGYGFLSENYEFAKAVEDAGLIFIGPKAEVIRKMGDKNIARYLMKRNGIPIVPGTEKLNDESMDAIKEHARRIGYPVILKASGGGGGRGIREVWQEEDMQDAFESCTREAKTYFNNDEVFMEKLVVNPRHIEFQILGDNYGNIIHLCERDCSIQRRHQKIIEIAPCPSISENLRKIMGVTAVAAAKAVGYSNVGTIEFLLDDYNNFYFMEMNTRIQVEHGITEEITGHDLVVRQIRIAAGEILEIEQSDIKPRGYAIEARITAENVWENFIPAPGTIEGYYPALGPSVRVDSHVYKDYTIPPFYDSLIAKLIVKATDYDLAVNKLERALEEFTIEGVRTIIPFLLTISKSKEFRRGFFDTSYVEKNLKTILENTYDDMNKEPNDDLEEVIVEAIKRYKKKR; encoded by the coding sequence ATGATACATAAAATTCTTATCGCAAATCGTGGTGAGATCGCAGTTAGGATAGTCAGAGCTTGTAGGGATTTACACATCCAAAGCGTAGGAATTTACACAGCGCCAGATAGCGAGTGCTTGCATGTAAGGATCGCTGATGAGGCCTATCAAGTAGGCGAAGATCCGATCAAAGGCTATCTTGACGCCAAAGCGATCGTAAAGCTTGCTAAAGAGTGCGGGGCTGATGCGATACACCCAGGATACGGCTTTTTAAGCGAAAACTACGAATTTGCAAAGGCAGTTGAGGATGCTGGGCTTATCTTTATCGGTCCAAAGGCTGAAGTGATAAGAAAAATGGGTGATAAAAATATCGCAAGATACCTAATGAAGAGAAACGGCATACCAATCGTTCCAGGCACAGAAAAGCTAAATGACGAGAGTATGGATGCCATAAAAGAGCACGCTAGACGCATCGGCTACCCAGTCATTTTAAAAGCAAGCGGTGGTGGTGGTGGCCGTGGCATCAGAGAAGTTTGGCAAGAAGAAGATATGCAAGATGCCTTTGAGTCTTGCACCAGAGAGGCAAAGACCTACTTTAATAACGATGAAGTTTTTATGGAGAAGCTTGTCGTAAATCCTCGCCACATCGAGTTTCAAATTTTAGGCGACAACTACGGCAACATCATCCACCTTTGCGAGCGTGACTGCTCTATCCAAAGGCGCCACCAAAAGATTATCGAGATCGCACCTTGCCCATCGATCAGTGAAAATTTAAGAAAGATTATGGGCGTGACTGCGGTGGCCGCTGCAAAGGCTGTGGGCTACTCAAACGTAGGAACGATCGAGTTTTTACTAGATGACTACAACAACTTTTACTTCATGGAGATGAACACTCGTATCCAAGTGGAACATGGCATCACCGAAGAAATCACCGGCCACGACTTAGTCGTTAGGCAGATAAGGATCGCAGCTGGTGAAATTTTAGAGATCGAACAAAGTGACATCAAGCCACGTGGTTACGCGATAGAGGCAAGGATCACAGCTGAAAATGTCTGGGAGAATTTCATCCCAGCACCAGGCACTATCGAGGGCTACTATCCAGCACTTGGTCCATCTGTGCGCGTCGATAGCCACGTCTATAAGGACTACACCATACCGCCATTTTATGACTCTTTGATCGCAAAGCTGATCGTAAAGGCGACCGACTACGATCTAGCGGTAAATAAGCTTGAAAGAGCACTTGAAGAATTTACCATCGAAGGCGTGCGAACGATCATCCCATTTTTGCTAACGATCAGCAAAAGCAAGGAGTTTAGAAGAGGATTTTTCGATACTAGCTACGTTGAGAAAAACTTAAAAACTATCCTTGAAAATACCTATGATGATATGAACAAAGAGCCAAATGACGACCTAGAAGAGGTCATCGTAGAGGCGATAAAAAGATATAAAAAGAAGAGATGA